The genomic DNA ACACGCCCACCCTCCGGATCGACGTCCTGGACGTGGACGGGGAGCACGTGCGCGACCGCCGCCCGTTCGCGACGATCGAGCCCGGCGCGGGCGCCCCCGACGGGCTGACGGTCGACGCCGAGGGCTGTGTCTGGGTCGCTCTGTGGAACGGCTGGGCCCTGCGCCGCTACACCCCCGACGGCAGGCTGGAGCGCACGGTCGCCCTGCCCGTGCCGCGCCCGACGTCCTGTGCGTTCGGCGGCCGGGACCTGCGTGACCTGTACATCACCTCCGCCCGGACCGGTTCCGACGCCCCGCCCCCGCTCGCCGGCTCGCTGCTGGTCCTGCCGGACGCGGGACTCGGTCTGCCCGGCACACCGTTCGCGGGCTGACCGGGGGACCGGCCGGCTTCGGCCTGTTCGCACACCTGGACGGGCGCCGCGCCCCGAACCTCCGTATAAAGGGCCCTGAGGGCAGCGCGGGTACGGCAGGCACGGAGTGCGAAGGCACGACGGTACGAAGCGGGCGTGACACAGGCACGCGTACGGACGGGGGCAGGAGCGGGCGGGGCCGCGGAGGCGGACGACGGAGGAGGACCGGGATGCACGGGACCGGGAGCACCGGGCGCGACGGGAGTTCCGGAAGCACCGGAAGTGCCGGGCGCGAGGGGCCTGTGGCGCATCATGTGCGGGAGGACCACGGCCCCGTCCGGTTCGGTCCGCCCGCCCCCGACCCGGGCCTGCCAGTACTGCCCGAGCTGGCCGAGGTCCTGGCCGCCGCGGCGGACGGCGCCCGGCCCGAACCTCCCGGCGGCGGAAGGGCACTGCGCGAGGCGGCCTGTGCCTACTGGTCGCGGCGCGGGCTGCGCGGCGGCCCCCGGCACGTCGCGGCCGCCCCCGGCGCGCAGCCCCTGCTCTTCGCGCTGATCGCCGCACACGGCGGCGACGTCCTGATGCCACGACCCTGCCCCGCCACCTGGATGCCGCAGGCGCGGCTGCTCGGCCGTCCCGCCTACCATGTGCCGACCCCGGCCGAGTGCGGCGGCATCCCCGACCCGTACGCCCTGCTGGAGACCGTGCGCCGGGTGCGGGCCGAGGGCGGCAGGCCCCGGCTGCTGCTGCTCTCCGTGGCCGACGACCCGACCGCCACCGTCGCACCGCCCGAACTGGTCAACGAGGCGTGCGAGGCCGCCGTCGCCGAGGGGCTGCACATCATCAGCGACGAGACCTGGCGCGACACCCTGCACCGGCCCCATGACACGGTCCTGCTGAGCCCCGCCGAGATGTTCCCCGGCGAGGTCACGGTGCTCAGCGACCTGGCCGGTGCGCTGACCCCGGCCGCCTGGCCCGTCGCGGTCGCCCGCTTCCCGGACACCGAGCGGGCCGCCGTACGCCATGCCCGTACCCTCGACATCCTCACCGCGCTGGGCGCACTGGTCGCGGGACCCGTCGCGCACGCGGCGGCCCACGCCCTGGGGGAGCCGGAGTCGGTCACGGCCAGAATCCGGCAGACCGCGGAGCTCCAGGCCCAGGTCGCCGCCGCCGCGCACCGCGCCGTGCTGGCCTCCGGGGCACTGGCCAGACCCCCGCAGGCGGGCCGCCATCTCTACGCCGACCTAGGCCCGCTCCGCTCCCGGCTGGCCTCCCGGGGCGTCACGGACTCGATGGAGCTGGAGGAGTACCTGACGGGCCGCCTCGGAGCCCCGGCTCCCGGCGGACACCGCTTCGGGGACGAGCTGGGCGCCCTGCGGGTACGTCTGGGCACCGGGCCGCTGCTCGGAGCGACGCCGCAGGAGGAACGGGAGTCCCTCACCGCGGTGGAGCCCCTGAAACTGCCGCACGTGGCGAAGGCGCTGAGTGCTTTCGCGGCGGCCTTCGACGAACTGAGATGAGCGCCGCCGACGGGAACCGTTCCGGCGGCCGGTCTCAGTGACCGCTCTTCGTCCGCAGCCTGCGCCACACCGCCGGGGCGCCGCTGATCAGCAGCGTCAGCCCCACCGCCGCGACCACGCCCTGCCACGGTTCCGGAAAGAGCGAACCGCCCAGAATGCCGATCAGCTGGTACGTCGCCGCCCACGCCAGACACGCCGGTACGTCGCCCCGGGCGAACCGCCGCAGCGGCATCCGGCCGAGCAGGCAGGCCAGCATCACCGGTATCCGGCCGGCCGGCACCAGCCGGGACAGCACCAGCACCACCACACCGTGCTCGTCGAGCTTCCGCCGCGCCTGCGCCAGCCGCTCCGGAGCGGCCCGGCGGCTGATCGTCTCCAGCCACTTCGAACCGTTCCTGGAACGCACCCCGCGCTGCCCCAGCCAGTACAGGCAGATGTCCCCCAGGAACGCCGCGGCCGACGCCACGACGAACACCACGAGCAGCGCGAACGGCGCCGTCTGGTGGAAGGCCACCACCGCGGCCGAACTCACCAGAGCCCCGGTCGGCACCACCGGAACCAGCGACCCCAGGGCCACCAGCAGGAACAACGACGGATAGCCGACCACCTGCTGCGTCGACTCGGTCGGCAGCTCGCGCACGACCCCCTGGATCTCATGGATCACGGGCCGGCCTCCGGCCGTACCCGTTCGCCGTGCCCCAGCAGGTGCACCGCGACCTTCGGGGCCGCCAGCGCCGCCTTCCGGACGAACTCGTCGCCCGGCGAGTGGAACTCGTGCGGACGGACTCCGTCCAGCCCGATCGGCCAGTACGTGCCGTAGTGGACCGGCACCGCGGCACTCGGCTCCAGCCGGGTCAGCGCCTCGGCGGCACGGGCCGGATCCAGATGGCTGTGGCCGAGGTTCGGGCCCCAGCCGCCCACCGGCAGCAGCGCCACGTCCACCGGCCCCACCGCTTCGGCCATGGCGTCGAACAGTCCGGTGTCCCCGGCGAAGTAGGTCCGTACCTCACCCTCCACCACATAGCCGAGCGCGGGCACCCGGCGCGGACCGACAGGCAGCCGCCGCCCGTCGTGCAGCGCGGGAACCGCCCGTACGCGTACCTCGCCGACCCGGACGACATCCCCCGGCGCCACCTCGGTGATCCGGAACTCGCGCATCCGGCGCAGCATCCGCAGACCGGGCACGGTGGCCACCGCTCCGCTGGGCACGATCAGCCGACTGCCGGGAGCGAGCCGCGCGAGCGAGGGCAGATGCAGATGGTCGGAGTGCAGATGGGAGATCAGGACCACATCGGCCACCGTCGCCCGGGGCGGCGGAAGCTCGCCCCGGCGCCGGCGCAGATGTGCCAGACGCCGTACGAACAGCGGATCGGTCAGCACCCGTACCCCGGAGTCCTCGACCGTGCAGGTGGCATGACCCCACCAGGTGACCTCCACCGGCAGTCCCGCCTCCTCGCTCGTCGCCCGGGAGCCGCGGTGAACCGCGCTCCGGGTACGAGCGTAAGCGCCGCGCGCCGGTGGCACGCCGGAGTGCGCCTTGTCGCCCGATTCCGCGGCGGTACGACCGGTTACGGAGGGCTACCGACCGGGTAGGGTCGGGCCCGGGATCTCACCTACGGGGGGCCGTTCATGGGGGATGTACGGGTGGCGGCCATCGCCAGCCTCACACCGCTCGAGGAGCTCGACGGCGACCCGTTCCTCGTCGACACCCGCAGTCAGCACGCCATGTGCGCGCGCTGGGCCGCGGGGCACGGCTACGCCGTCACCCGGCAGCTGCGCCTGTACGGGCTCCGCTTCGACCACCGCGCCCTGTGGAGCGATGTCGAGGACGGTCAGGTCGAGCTGTTCGTGGCGCCCAACGACCGGGTGCTCGCACGGGCGATCACCTCGGTGTCCGATTTCGCCGCGGAGTGCGAGCGCCGGGGCGTGCGCCTGGAGCTCGCCGGTCTGGACGAACCGGACTACACGGCACGGTCGAAGGCAGGCGTCCACCGCAGGCTCTCCATGCCCACCGCCGGTTACGACGGCTGCTGATCACCCCGGGAGCGGCCGCGGCCCTGCTCCGCACTCAGGCTCCGCCGTCCGGGGGACCCGCTGTGAAAGGCTGGGTCCGGGTCCACGACGGACGGACCCGGACGTGAGGTGGAACGGCGTGGGTGACGGGCGATGGCGTACGGCTGGCAGCGCCCTGATGCGGGTGGTCGCGGTGTGGGCGGTGTCCACCCTGACGATGCTGGTGCTCGCCGGGATCCTGCCCGACTTCCAGCTCCAGTCCGACGACGGCGACAGCATCACCAAGACCGCGTTCACCGCGGCGTGGGGCGCGGGCGCCTTCGGTCTGCTCTCCGCACTGGTCTGGCCCGTTCTCGTCCGGGCCCTGCTCATCGTGCCCGCCCTGGTCCTGGGCATGCTGGTCTTCTTCCTCAACGGCTCCCTGCTGCTGATCGCCCTGCGGCTCATCCCGGACGGGCGCGGGGCGGCCGACCCGGAGACGGCGGTGGCCGTCGCCGCCGTCATGTCCGCCGTCGCTTCCGCGACCTCCACCGCCCTCGCGGTGCGGGACGACAACGCCTACCGGCGCAGGCTCTCCCGGCTCGCCGACCGGCGCCGCCGCCGCAGCGGCACGGCCGGCACCGCGGACGGCGGGCGCGGCGGACCCCCCGGCATCGTCTTCCTCCAGCTCGACGGGGTCGGCCATGACGTCCTGACCAGGGCGGCGGCCGACGGGCTGATGCCGACCGTGGCGGGCCGTCTCGCGGACGGATCCGGTCACCGGCTGACCCCGTGGCGCACCGACTGGTCCAGCCAGACCGGTGCCAGCCAGCTCGCCATCCTGCACGGCAGCAACCACGACGTGCCCGCCTTCCGCTGGTACGAGAAGGAGACGGGGACCGTCATGGTCTCCAGCAGACCGGCGAGCGCCCTCGACATGCAGCGCCGGGCCATAGCGCACACCCATGACGGCGGGCTGCTCACCGTCGACGGCGCGAGCCGCGGCAACCTTTTCAGCGGCGGCGCCGACCAGCTCGCGCTCGTCCTGTCGATGGCCGCCCGACGGGGCAAGGGCCGCCGGTCGCGCGCCGGATACTTCGCGTACTTCTCCGATCCGGCCAACGCCGTCCGTACGGCACTGTCCTTCGTCGCCGAGGTCGGCCGAGAGATCGGCCAGTCGACCCTGGCCCGGGTGCGCAAGGAGGCGCCCCGGATCAAGCGGGGCGGGCTCTACCCCTTCATCCGGGCCTTCGCCACCGTCGTCGAACGCGATGTGGTGGTCTCCGCCGTCATCGGTGACATGTTCGCCGGACGCACCGCCGTCTACGCCGACCTCGTGGCCTACGACGAGGTCGCCCATCACTCCGGGCCGCACAGCCGCGACGCGGACAAGGTCCTCGCACGGCTCGACCGCTCCCTCGCCCTGATCACCAAGGTCGCCGAGCACACCCCGCGCACCTACCGGATCGTGCTGCTGTCCGACCACGGCCAGAGCCCGGGGGAGACCTTCGCCGGAATGTACGGGCTGACCCTCAAGGACCTGGTACGGGCGGGCTGCGGGCTGCCCGTACCGCGCCGGGCGCAGCGCACCCGCAGCGCCTCGGAGGCGCGCGACGCGGTCCGGATCGCGCTGCACCGCCCCGTGAAGGAGAAGGAGGCCGAACACCCGGCCAAGCTCTCCGACCCGATCGTGCTCGCCTCCGGAAACCTCGGCCTGCTCTCCTTCCCGGACATCCTCGGCCGCGCCTCGCGCGAACAGCTCGACCGCCGCCACCCCGCGCTGCTCAGCACGCTCGCCAACCACCCGGGGATCGGATTCCTCCTCGTCCGGAGTGAGGAACACGGCTCGGTGGTGCTGGGCCGGGGCGGGGCCGTGGTCCCGGTGCGGGAACTGAAGGACGGCACGGGCCCGCTGGCCGGGTTCGGCCCGGGTGCGGCGGACGCGGTGCGGCGCACCGACACCTTCCGGAACGTCGCGGACGTCATGGTCAACTCGATGTATGACCCCGACACCGGCTTCGTGCACGCCTTCGAGGAGCAGATCGGTTCGCACGGCGGGCTCGGGGGCGAGCAGTCGCGCCCCTTCCTGCTGTGGCCGCGCGCCCTGACGGACCCGTTCGACATCGTCGCCGCGGAGGGCGCGGAGGGTGGCAGCCGGGCGTCCGGGACCGAGTTGGCCGGAGCCGAGACCGTGCACCGGGTGCTGGCCCGCTGGCTGAGCGAACTCTCGGGGCCGCAGGTGCCGGTGAGCCCGGAGGGGTTCGCCGGAGCGGAGCGGGCGGACGAGCCGTTCCCCGCCGGCCCCGTACCGGACACCCCCGTACCGGACACCGATGAGGCGGTGCCGGGCAGTCCGGGCTGAGCTGTCCGCGGGGCGTTGTCAGTGGTGGGCGGCAGGATGGTGGTCATGACGAACTCAGCTGTTGTGCTCGCCGATGCCACCGCCTACGCCGCCGCCGTCGAACAGGCGTCGCAGGCCGCCGCCGCGTATTACGCCACGGGTGAGAGCCCGCTCGACGACGACGCGTACGACCGGCTGGCACGCGGGATCGCCGCATATGAGGATGCGCACCCGGAGGAGGCGCTGGCGGCCTCGCCGACGGGCAAGGTCGCGGGTGGCGCGGCCGTCGGGGACGTACCGCACACGGTCCCCATGCTGTCGCTGGACAACGTCTTCTCCGCCGAGCAGTTCGCCACCTGGACCGCCTCCCTGGAGCGGCGGATCGGCAGACCGGTGGCCGCCTGGAGCGTGGAGCCCAAGCTCGACGGCCTCGCCGTCGCCGCCCGTTACCAGCAGGGCAGGCTCGACCGGCTGATCACCCGGGGCGACGGCACCGCGGGCGAGGACGTGTCGCACGCCGTGGGTACGATCCTCGGCCTCCCCGAGCGGCTCGGCGAAGCGGTCACCATAGAGGTGCGCGGCGAGATCCTCATGACGGACGAGCAGTTCGAACAGGCCAACGCCACGCGTACGGAACACGGCGGTGCCCCCTTCGCCAATCCGCGCAACGGGGCGGCGGGCACCCTGCGCGCCAAGGACCGGCCCTACCGGGTCGAGATGACCTTCTTCGCCTACGGTGCGCTCGCGCTGCCCGATTCCGGGGAGCTGACCGAGACCCTGGCCGAACTGCCGCACAGCGAGGTCCTGTCGTACGTCGCCGGGCTCGGCGTGCACACGGCGGCGGACACGGACGTGGCGCCGCGCACGGTCACCACCGTCGAGGAGGTGCAGTCGCGAGTGGCCGGGATCGGCGCCCTGCGGGCCTCGTTGCCGTTCGGGATCGACGGCATCGTGATCAAGGCGGACCTCGCCGCCGACCAGCGCGAGGCCGGTTCCGGGACCAGGGCTCCGCGCTGGGCCATCGCGTACAAGCTCCCCGCCGTGGAGAAGGTCACCCGTCTGCTGGCCGTCGAGTGGAACGTGGGCCGCACCGGCATCATCGCGCCGCGCGCAGTGCTGGAACCGGTCGAGATCGACGGGTCGACCGTCAGCTACGCGACCCTGCACAACCCCGCCGACATCACCCGCCGCGACCTGCGCCTCGGGGACCAGGTGATGGTCTACAAGGCGGGCGACATCATTCCGCGCATCGAGGCGCCCGTCGCGCATCTGCGGACCGGCGACGAGCAGAAGATCGAATTCCCCGAGAGCTGCCCGCAGTGCGGTTCCGGGATCGACACGAGCGAGCAGCGCTGGCGCTGCACCCGGGGACGTGACTGCCGGCTGGTCGCCTCCGTGTCGTACGCCGCGGGCCGCGACCAGCTCGACATCGAGGGGCTGGGCGCCACCCGGGTCGTCCAACTCGTCGACGCGGGCCTCGTCAGCGACTTCGCGGACCTGTTCATGCTGGAGCGGGAGCAACTGCTGACCCTGGAGCGGATGGGCGAGACGTCCACCGACAATCTGCTGGCCGCCATCGAGACCGCCCGGAGCCGCCCGCTGTCCCGCGTCTTCTGCGCCCTGGGAGTACGGGGCACGGGGCGCTCCATGTCCCGCCGGATCGCCCGCCACTTCGCGACCATGGACCGGATCGTCGCCGCCGACACCGAGACGCTTCAGCTGGTCGACGGCATCGGCAAGGAGAAGGCCACCGGTGTGGTCGCGGAGCTGGCCGAGCTGGCCCCGCTGATCGACAAGCTGGTCAGGGCGGGGGTCAACATGACGGAGCCCGGCGCCACGCCGCCGCCGGAGCCCGGGGCGGAGCAGGACGCTGGAGCGGACGCGGAGCCGGGGACCCCGCCCGGTGACGGGCCCTCGGGCCTGCCCCTGGACGGGATGACAGTGGTGGTCACCGGTGCCATGACCGGCACCCTGGAGAAGCTGTCCCGCAACCAGATGAACGAGCTCATCGAGCGGGCCGGCGGCAAGTCCTCCTCCAGCGTCTCCAAGCGCACGAGCCTGCTGGTCGCCGGGGAGAAGGCCGGATCGAAGCGGAGCAAGGCGAAGGACCTGGGCGTCCGGATCGCGGCACCGGAGGAGTTCGCGGAACTGATCGCCGCGTTCCTGGAGCAGGAGGCCTGATCAGGGAACCTTTGATTGGGCAAGGAAGTGGCTTTCCTTGCCGCGGTATTGCATAGTGAGGGCTCGGTCATGCCTCGCTATCAGCGGGTCACATAGGTATGCGGACGGCTGTGGTGGCAGGCCGGGGGTGAGGAGCGATGCGTTCTCTGCGCGACGGACAGCGCTTCGTCCGGCCCGTCCACCGGGAAGGCCCGGCGATCCGGGCCCACCGGGAGCACCCCGGGTGCCCGGCACCCGGCGACCGGCCGCTCGCCCGGCGGGGCCTCGCGGTCGACCTCGGCAGCTCCCGGACCCGCGTCTGGGTTCCCGGACACGGCCTCGTGCCGGACCCGGTCCCGGACGACGCCTCCGGGCGGCCCGTCCGGCGCGGCCGCATCGTCGACCCCGAGTCCTGCGGCCGGCTGCTCGGCCGGATCGCCGACGCGGCCCTCGGCCCGGACCGCAGCGACAGCGTGATCGTCCTGAGCCATCCGGTCCTCGCCGGAGCCGGACACCGCACCGAGGCACACCGGCTGCTCGCCGCGCTCGGCCCGACGAGAGTCCTCGTGCTGAACAGCGCCCGCGCCGCCGCCGCGTACGCCGGACCGCAGGACAGCGGGCCGCTGCTCGTCGTCGACATGGGCGCCGAACTGACCGAGGTGACGCTGCTGGTGAACGGCATGGTCGCCGACGCCCGGCAGGCCGAGACCGGACTCAGCGACCTGGATCCGGCGACCCTGCCGGCGGCGCTCGTCCGCACCGTGCTGGACATGATCATGTCCATGTGGCGGCAGGACCGGCACGGCACCGTCCTCGGCGCCCTGCGCAAGGGACCGGTGCTGGCCGGCGGCGGCGCGCTGCGCCCTGACATCACCGACCGGCTCGCCCTCCGTCTCGGGGTACGGCTCCGTCTCGCCGACGACCCGTCGACCACGGTCGTACGGGGCGCCGGACTGATCCTCAGCTCGGTCCTCCGGCACGCCGCCACGCCGGCCGCCCTGCCCGGTCCCCCGAGGTGACCCCCCTCCCGGGGCCGCCCCGGGGCAGCGCACCCCCGCAGGGACGGCAGGACGCAACCGCACGCCGCGCGCGGCACACCCTGGCCCTGCTGCTCCTCGCCGTCCTCACCCTGATCGGCGGCGTGCCCGCGGCCGCCGGAGCGGCGCTCCCCGCCCGTGCCTTCTCCGGGCCGGCGCACGTCGCCGCCCACGCACCCGGCGCGTCCGCCCCCGCCCAGCACACCGACCGCACCGCGCATATCCGGCAGATCCACGACCTTCGCCGGGCCCGGCCGGCCGCGGCGCACGGACACGACGTCCGTACGGCGGTGGCCACCGGCCCGGACAGCCGCCGCACCCGCACCGCGGCGCTCACCGCCGACGACCGCCCCCGGGCAGCGGCCACAGCCGCCCCGCATCCCCGGGCGGGCGTCCTCCGGGCCCAGGCGCCCAGCCATTCGCCTCCGCCCTGCCACAGCGTTCTGCCACCGCACGCGCCGGTCCTGCCCGCTCCGGGCACCCGCACGGTGTGCTTCAGCCACGCCGCCTTCCGGCTACCCGACGGAAGTCCGGCCACGCTCCCCGGCGTACGGGGTCCTCCCGGGACGGCGGCCGGTCCGACGACCGGTCACCGGTCCTGTCCCACAGACCTGCCGTCCCGTCCTCGCTGAGGTGAGGGCGCAGGACGCCCCACCGGAGGATTACCCATGTCTCGCGCCACCGCGGTGCGAGCGGTACTGGCTGCCGCCGTACTGCTCGTCTCCGTGTTCATCACGCTGACCATGTCACCCAGACTCGGCCTCGATCTCCAGGGCGGCACCCGCATGGTGCTCCAGGCCAAGGACTCCGGCACCACCAAAGCGGACCGGGAGAGCACCGACCGCACCCTGGAAGTGCTGCGGCAGCGCATCGACTCCCTCGGCGTCTCCGAACCGACCCTGACCCGTTCCGGCGAGGACCGGATCATCGTCGAACTCCCCGACGTACAGGACCCGCGTCAGGCCGCCGAGGTGATCGGCAAGACCGCCCAGCTGACCTTCCACGCCGTACAGGGACCGGGCGCCGCACCGGCCGCGGAAGCCCCGGACACGGAAACCCCGGACGGGAAGGACACCCCCGACGGAGAACCCCTGACACTCTCCGACGAGCAGGGCCGTTCCCTGGCGCTGGGCCCCGAGCGGCTCTCCGGCGCGGGGGTCAAGGACGCCACCGCCGCCTTCGACGCCCAGGGCGGCGCCGGATGGACCGTGTCGCTCGACTTCGAGAAGGACGCGGGCCGGGACTGGACGCGGCTGACGGGCGAGGCCGCCTGCCACCCCGCCCAGGACGAGCGGCGCCGGGTCGCCATCGTCCTGGACCAGAAGGTGATCTCCTCGCCGCAGGTCGACCCGTCGGTCGGCTGCAACGTCGGGCTCCCGTCCGGGAACACACAGATCACGGGCTCCTTCAGCGCCGACGAGGCCCGTGACCTGGCCCTGCTCATCAAGGGCGGCGCTCTGCCCGTACCCGTCGAGATCGTCGAACAGCGGACCGTCGGCCCGACCCTCGGCGCCGCGGCCATCGAGGCGAGCGCCAAGGCGGCGCTGATCGGAGCCGCCGCCACCGCGCTGTTCATCACCTGCGTCTACCGGCTCTTCGGAGCCCTCGCCGCCGTGGCCCTCGCCGCCTACGGGGTGATCTCGTACGCCGCCCTGGTCGCGCTCGGCGTCACCCTCACCCTCCCCGGACTCGCCGGGTTCGTCCTCGCCATCGGGATGGCCGTCGACGCGAACGTCCTGGTCTTCGAACGCGCCCGGGAGGAGTGCGTGCTACGGCCGAACCGTTCCCTGCGGTCCGCGCTCACCGCCGGATTCCGCAACGCCTGGAGCGCGGTCGCCGATTCCAATGTGACCACGCTGATCGCCGCGGGGCTCCTCTTCTTCCTCGGCTCGGGCCCGGTCAAGGGTTTCGGCGTCACCCTGGCCATCGGGGTGCTCGCCTCGATGTTCTCCGCGCTCGTCATCGCCCGCGCGCTCACCGAGGTCGCGGCGGGTTCCCGGTTCGTCAGCGCCTACCGGGGAGTCAACGGCATCGCCCGCCCCGGCCGGGTACGGACCTGGCTGACCCGCCGTGATCCGCGGCTGTTCCGCTCGCCCCGCCGCTGGCTGCTGTTCTCGACGGCGCTGGTCGCCGTCGCCGTGCTCGGCATCACGGTGCGCGGCGTCAACCTCGGCGTCGAGTTCACCGGCGGCCGGCTCATCGAGTACTCCACCAGCCGTCCCGTCGACGTGGACACGGCCCGAGACACACTGGCCGCCGCGGGCTTCGGCGACGCCGAGGTCACCACCGCGGGCGCGGGCGACCTCTCCGTACGCACCGGGAAGCTCGACAACGACGGGGAACACGCGCTGCGCACCGCCCTGGCCGCCGAGGGCGGCGAGACCACCAAGGTGCGCGACGAACTGATCGGGCCCAGCCTCGGCGACGAGCTGCGGCGCAACGCCCTGATCGCCCTCGCCGTCGCCGTGTTCGTCCAACTCGCCTATCTGGCGGTCCGGTTCCGCTGGACGTTCGCCGTGGCCTCGGTCGGCGCGCTCGTCCACGATGTGATCGTGCTGGTCGGTGCCTTCGCCTGGCTGGGGCGTCCGGTCGACGGCATCTTCCTGGCCGCCCTGCTCACCGTCATCGGCTACTCGGTCAACGACTCGGTGGTGGTCTTCGACCGGGTGCGGGAGCTGTGGGCCAGAAGTCCGCGCGCACCGCTGGCCACCGTCGCAGAACGGGCGGTCCTGCAGACCGTTCCCCGAACCGTGAACACCGGTATGGGCGCCCTGTTCATCCTGGCCGCGCTCGCCGTACTGGGCGGCGACTCGCTCGCCGACTTCGCGCTCGCCCTCCTCATCGGCGTCTGCGTGGGGACGTACTCCTCGGTGCTCACCGCCGTGCCGGGCGCGATCCTGCTGGAGAGGAGCAGCAAGGCGCCGCCGCCGGTCCGGTCCAAGGGCGGCCGTCGGACCGCGCCGGCCAAGCGCCGCGACCCGCTGGACAACGGAGCCAGGGTCTGACCCCCGCGCCGCCCCCGCCGCAACGCGGGGGCGGCGCGCGTCAGTGGCCGTGAACCGTAGGTGCAACACGGCACAATCCGGACCACACCCAGTGATCGGAGCGTGCCCATGGCTGACGTCCTGCGCGAGGCGTGGTCCACCGTCGTGCCGGATCCGAACGGCCGGCACGGCCCCCTGCCGCCCCTGATGCTCGCCCTGACCTTCGTCACCGGGCTCGTCGACGCGGTCAGCTATCTCCTGCTGGGCCGGGTCTTCGTCGCCAACATGACCGGCAACGTGGTCTTCTCCGGCTTCGCCCTCGCCGGAGCCCCCGGCTTCTCCCTGGCCGCCTCCCTGGTGGCGCTGGCCGCCTTCGCCTCCGGGGCACTGGCCGGCGGCCTGACCGTCCACCGCACCGGCGCCCGCACCCACCGGGGCCGGATGCTCCAGTACACGCTGCTCACCGAGACCCTGTTCGTGACGGCCGCGCTGGTCGTCACCCTGATCTCCGGCACGCCGTACTCCGGAGGGGTCAGGTTCACGCTCATCGTGCTGCTCGGCCTCGGGCTCGGTGTGCAGAACGCGGCCTCCCGCGCCCTCGCCGTACCCGACCTCACCACCACCGTGCTGACACTCACCCTCACGGGCGTCGCCTCGGACAGCCGCCTGGCCGGGGGCGGCGGGAGCCGTGCCGGGCGGCGGGTCATGTCGGCCGCCGCGATGCTGCTCGGGGCGCTTGCCGGAGGCGTGGCCGTCCTGAACGGCCGGCCGGCGCTGCCGCTCCTGCTGGCGGTGGCTGTCCTGGCCGCCGCGAGCGCGGCCGCGTCTCTCCTGGCCCGCAGCGGAGCGCCCTGGACCGAGCCGTCCGGGAAGTGAGAGGTGCCGCGGTACAGCCTTCAGAGGCTCAGGGAGCGCAGATACTCGCCCGTCTCCCGGTCGGCGGGCAGGAACGTCTCGATGGCCAGCTCCGCCACGGTCACATCCATCGGCGTGTTGAACGTCGTGATGGAGGCGACGAACGACAGCACCCGCCCCTCGTGCGCGATCCGCAGTGTCAGCGCGAACGGTGCGGGTCCGTCCTGCGCCGGCCGGCCGCCGGGCCCGCCCATGCCCCGCTCGCCCGGCCGCGGCCCGCCGGCCGCCCGCTCGGGCGGGGGATACGCGGCGACCTCCTCGTACAGCGCGCGCAGCCGCGGCGAACGGGCCAGGGCGATCTGACGCTCCATCTGCGCCAGCAGATCCGCCCGCCACTCCGGGAGATTCAGGATGCGCGGGGCGAGACCCTCCGGATGCAGGGTGATCCGCATGGCGTTCAGCGGCGGAGCGAGCAGGTGCCCGGCCACCCCGGCCAGCAGCAGAGAGGAGCCCCGGTTGGCGGCCACCACGGTGTACGTACCGTCCACGACCAGCGCCGGAAACGGGTCGTAGCCCTGGAGCAATCGCTCCATGCCCTCGCGCAGCGCGTCCATCGACGGGTCCTCCAGCGGGGTCTCCCTGTACCGCGGCGCGTATCCGGCGACCACGAGCAGG from Streptomyces sp. NBC_00654 includes the following:
- a CDS encoding MBL fold metallo-hydrolase, translated to MEVTWWGHATCTVEDSGVRVLTDPLFVRRLAHLRRRRGELPPPRATVADVVLISHLHSDHLHLPSLARLAPGSRLIVPSGAVATVPGLRMLRRMREFRITEVAPGDVVRVGEVRVRAVPALHDGRRLPVGPRRVPALGYVVEGEVRTYFAGDTGLFDAMAEAVGPVDVALLPVGGWGPNLGHSHLDPARAAEALTRLEPSAAVPVHYGTYWPIGLDGVRPHEFHSPGDEFVRKAALAAPKVAVHLLGHGERVRPEAGP
- a CDS encoding phage holin family protein; translation: MRVVAVWAVSTLTMLVLAGILPDFQLQSDDGDSITKTAFTAAWGAGAFGLLSALVWPVLVRALLIVPALVLGMLVFFLNGSLLLIALRLIPDGRGAADPETAVAVAAVMSAVASATSTALAVRDDNAYRRRLSRLADRRRRRSGTAGTADGGRGGPPGIVFLQLDGVGHDVLTRAAADGLMPTVAGRLADGSGHRLTPWRTDWSSQTGASQLAILHGSNHDVPAFRWYEKETGTVMVSSRPASALDMQRRAIAHTHDGGLLTVDGASRGNLFSGGADQLALVLSMAARRGKGRRSRAGYFAYFSDPANAVRTALSFVAEVGREIGQSTLARVRKEAPRIKRGGLYPFIRAFATVVERDVVVSAVIGDMFAGRTAVYADLVAYDEVAHHSGPHSRDADKVLARLDRSLALITKVAEHTPRTYRIVLLSDHGQSPGETFAGMYGLTLKDLVRAGCGLPVPRRAQRTRSASEARDAVRIALHRPVKEKEAEHPAKLSDPIVLASGNLGLLSFPDILGRASREQLDRRHPALLSTLANHPGIGFLLVRSEEHGSVVLGRGGAVVPVRELKDGTGPLAGFGPGAADAVRRTDTFRNVADVMVNSMYDPDTGFVHAFEEQIGSHGGLGGEQSRPFLLWPRALTDPFDIVAAEGAEGGSRASGTELAGAETVHRVLARWLSELSGPQVPVSPEGFAGAERADEPFPAGPVPDTPVPDTDEAVPGSPG
- a CDS encoding aminotransferase class I/II-fold pyridoxal phosphate-dependent enzyme, encoding MREDHGPVRFGPPAPDPGLPVLPELAEVLAAAADGARPEPPGGGRALREAACAYWSRRGLRGGPRHVAAAPGAQPLLFALIAAHGGDVLMPRPCPATWMPQARLLGRPAYHVPTPAECGGIPDPYALLETVRRVRAEGGRPRLLLLSVADDPTATVAPPELVNEACEAAVAEGLHIISDETWRDTLHRPHDTVLLSPAEMFPGEVTVLSDLAGALTPAAWPVAVARFPDTERAAVRHARTLDILTALGALVAGPVAHAAAHALGEPESVTARIRQTAELQAQVAAAAHRAVLASGALARPPQAGRHLYADLGPLRSRLASRGVTDSMELEEYLTGRLGAPAPGGHRFGDELGALRVRLGTGPLLGATPQEERESLTAVEPLKLPHVAKALSAFAAAFDELR
- a CDS encoding DedA family protein, whose product is MIHEIQGVVRELPTESTQQVVGYPSLFLLVALGSLVPVVPTGALVSSAAVVAFHQTAPFALLVVFVVASAAAFLGDICLYWLGQRGVRSRNGSKWLETISRRAAPERLAQARRKLDEHGVVVLVLSRLVPAGRIPVMLACLLGRMPLRRFARGDVPACLAWAATYQLIGILGGSLFPEPWQGVVAAVGLTLLISGAPAVWRRLRTKSGH